Proteins from one Panicum virgatum strain AP13 chromosome 7K, P.virgatum_v5, whole genome shotgun sequence genomic window:
- the LOC120641868 gene encoding cyclin-P1-1-like — protein MTAVAALKRAAAAAAGDRSPSSSPPQAASAGPPPAPPELAMVACAVQRLVARNDAVAAPDGGGMRAFQAPRGAPAPRIGVADYLERMHRYAGLDPECYVVAYAYVDMAAHRRPAAAVASRNVHRLLLSCLLVASKVLDDFHHSNAFFARVGGVSNAEMNKLELELLGVLDFPVAVDHRTYDRYREHLEKEMRRDHHAGRLCLPGALPKPTWAAAAPTAIKPLPPLAEEDPAEIADGDGEEHGRKPPPNSVRAAGEGHGRKLPNGVAPGAKTLRDLCALDYY, from the exons ATGACGGCCGTGGCTGCGCTcaagcgcgccgcggcggcggcggccggagaccgatccccgtcgtcctccccgccgCAGGCGGCGTCCGCggggccgccgcccgcgccgccggagctGGCCATGGTGGCGTGCGCCGTGCAGCGGCTCGTGGCGCGGAAcgacgcggtggcggcgccggacggAGGAGGGATGAGGGCGTTCCAGGCGCCccggggcgcgccggcgccgcgcatcGGCGTGGCCGACTACCTGGAGCGCATGCACCGCTACGCCGGGCTCGACCCCGAGTGCTACGTCGTCGCGTACGCCTACGTCGACATGGCCGCGcaccgccggcccgccgccgccgtcgcgtccaGGAACGTCCACCGCCTGCTCCTCTCCTGCCTCCTCGTCGCCTCCAAGGTCCTTGACGACTT CCACCACAGCAACGCCTTCTTCGCGCgcgtgggcggcgtgagcaacGCGGAGATGAacaagctggagctggagctcctGGGCGTGCTGGACTTCCCCGTCGCGGTCGACCACCGCACCTACGACAGGTACCGCGAGCACCTGGAGAAGGAGATGCGCAGGGACCACCACGCCGGCCGCCTCTGCCTGCCCGGCGCGCTGCCCAAGCCGACgtgggcggccgccgcgcccaccgccatcaagcccctgccgccgctgGCGGAGGAGGACCCGGCCGAGAttgccgacggcgacggcgaggagcacGGCCGGAAGCCGCCGCCGAACAGCGTTCGTGCCGCCGGCGAAGGGCACGGCCGGAAGCTGCCGAACGGCGTGGCGCCCGGGGCCAAGACCCTTCGGGACCTGTGCGCCTTGGATTACTACTAG